The segment TTCTGTCTCTTTGCGATTTGCTGTCGAATGATTTTTTTACTTTTTCAAAGTTTTCGCTCTTCAAAATAAAGTCGGTCATTTTTGGCACATCGTTTTCACTCATGCGTTTAAACTGGTTGAGTGCATACTTGCAGGCATTGGCAAGCGAAGGGTCACCTGAAAAGTTTTTCATTGTATCTAATACGGCAAGCCCTTCTTTCGCATAAGTGATCACTGCATTACGAGCCTGCTCAATATCAGTTACTTTATTTGTTTTGATAGCCTTGTTCAGTTCATTCCACTGCCAGTTGCATTTGAAGAACAGGAGATAAACAGTGTTTCGGTATTCAACCACATCGCCTGCCTTTTTCATTTTTTCTGCAAATTCATCTGTTCCTCCATCAACCAACTGTACATTATTTCTTGCGGCAAATTCTTTTGTTGCTAGCTGGCGTTTCATATTTGCTTCTGATAATTTTTCTGAAGTTTTTTCCTGCAGCAAAAGATAAGCCTGCATTTCGTTGAACGATTGCTCGGCAATATCTTCCATGTTAACGATCTTCGCATAGTCTTCGCTGAAAACGAGGTATAACAGTTTCAGATAATCAATACTGCTTTGCCAAAGCGTTTTATCGCTTTTGTAAATTGGTAAGCCTATTACTTTGTTACGGCTGCTCACAATACCATCTAATACCTGTTGACGCATACGTTCAATTTTTTTAACCCTGCCGCTATGTGCCGCTGTGCTTATATAAGCCAGGTATTTTTGGTTGGCTTCCTCTTCAGCCTTCTCGATCATATTCATATACTCAACCGGGTTGTCCGGTTGTGCAGTTACGTTTACAAGACAAAATAGTTGAATCAAAAAAAAGAGTGTCAGATGTTTCGCTTTCATATGCTATTTTTATAATGAAGATTTATTTTGTTGTCATTTGCATAACCAATTGGTAACAGATCTGGATATAAGGATCAGTAGAAATAAGTTCTTTTGTTTCTTCGTCTGATTCAGTGAGCCACTCACTTGCTTTCAATCGCTGCTTTCTTAATTGATGATTATCGACTGTAAAAACTGAAGCAGGCTGATACTCTTCAAAGAAAAGAATATACTCCTGCTGTTTCTTTTTCAGCATCAGCATGTCATCAAGCTTCAATGATATTTCTTTCAGCTGTTCAATTGATTTCAGCCACAACACATATTCTTTTACTTTTTTAAAGTAGGTGGATGTATCAGTTGTTGAAAGAGCAACCTGCGTTAATTTTTCTTTACCTGTTGCTGCCAGTGGCTTGTAATATTTATTTGGCTCAATGGATGTGAGTTTGAACGAAGTTGTTTTGTCCTTCTCTTTTTCTCCAATTGATTGCAGCAGATCAGGCAACACAACATCGGGTTGCACACCTTGTTGCTGTGCGGTTGTACCGGTAAGCCTGTATAAAGCAGACGTTGTTATTTTCAAATAGCTTTCAGCCTTTACCTTACTGAATGTTTCATTGGTAACAGTTGTATCAAGTGGAAAAATGATCTGCCCCGTTGATTTTCCGTATGTAGTTGTACCGGCTATCACTGCACGGTTATAATCCTGCATGGTTGCTGAAAAGGTTTCTGAAGCCGATGCACTGTATCCATTCACCATTACCAACAATGGTCCATCAAAAATGCGCCCGCTGTTGACATCTTTCAAGGTATAAGGTTTGGGCTCTTTTGTTTTTAATTGAGCCACCGGACCACCATCAATAAAAATTCCTGCGAGATCAACCGCTTCTTGCAAAGAACCTCCACCATTAAAACGGATATCAATAATAAGACCTTCAATATTTTCCTTTTTAAGTTTGATGATCTCTTTCGCTACATCATTGGCGCAACCATTGATACCGGCGCTTGTATTTTCCCAATCAAAATAAAAATCAGGAATTGAAATATAACCGATATTTTTTGTTCCTTTCAGCACATATCCCTGTACAACATCTTCTTCATCTTCTTCTGTTGAGAAACGTTCTTTATAAAGTGTGACTACTCTTGTTGTGCCATCAGGTTTTTTAACCGTTACAAGAAGTTTGTCTGACTTCATTTCACTCATTACGCTATCAACTACCAACATAGCAGAGGTGCCGGTTTGTACAACTTGTTTACCGGGTTCCTGTATGGCAACAATTTTATCACCGGGGTTAATGGCTCCGCTTTTAAATGCCGAACTTCCCGGTTGCAACCGATCAATCACAACATCGCCATTTTCGTCTTGATCCAACTCAAAACCAAAACGTTTGGGTG is part of the Lacibacter sediminis genome and harbors:
- a CDS encoding S41 family peptidase, producing the protein MKGLLLILLFVTNIFTVRAQDFPKAMQQAFLITRMVEKFHIQPKPLNDAFSQYLFQQFIAAADKDHLIFQADDIATLSAFRNTLDEEILQRKTNFLQTAASIMKKRVRENDSLIQLICKTPFNFSAPDKIVLKDDSSFSVSVTAKQQKLYKQVKWQTLDLITDILAEFPERATQKKLIDSLENVFRKRIQTSSQKKMTTAQVPGRNEEVISNLFCKVLANCYDPHTVFLPEEEKESFDEGVGQTPKRFGFELDQDENGDVVIDRLQPGSSAFKSGAINPGDKIVAIQEPGKQVVQTGTSAMLVVDSVMSEMKSDKLLVTVKKPDGTTRVVTLYKERFSTEEDEEDVVQGYVLKGTKNIGYISIPDFYFDWENTSAGINGCANDVAKEIIKLKKENIEGLIIDIRFNGGGSLQEAVDLAGIFIDGGPVAQLKTKEPKPYTLKDVNSGRIFDGPLLVMVNGYSASASETFSATMQDYNRAVIAGTTTYGKSTGQIIFPLDTTVTNETFSKVKAESYLKITTSALYRLTGTTAQQQGVQPDVVLPDLLQSIGEKEKDKTTSFKLTSIEPNKYYKPLAATGKEKLTQVALSTTDTSTYFKKVKEYVLWLKSIEQLKEISLKLDDMLMLKKKQQEYILFFEEYQPASVFTVDNHQLRKQRLKASEWLTESDEETKELISTDPYIQICYQLVMQMTTK
- a CDS encoding LIC11966 family surface protein — encoded protein: MKAKHLTLFFLIQLFCLVNVTAQPDNPVEYMNMIEKAEEEANQKYLAYISTAAHSGRVKKIERMRQQVLDGIVSSRNKVIGLPIYKSDKTLWQSSIDYLKLLYLVFSEDYAKIVNMEDIAEQSFNEMQAYLLLQEKTSEKLSEANMKRQLATKEFAARNNVQLVDGGTDEFAEKMKKAGDVVEYRNTVYLLFFKCNWQWNELNKAIKTNKVTDIEQARNAVITYAKEGLAVLDTMKNFSGDPSLANACKYALNQFKRMSENDVPKMTDFILKSENFEKVKKSFDSKSQRDRTQQDIDAYNKAVNEMNAAVNTFNSTGKFIGDTQSNIINTYNKADKDFADRHTPYFKK